In a single window of the uncultured Dysgonomonas sp. genome:
- a CDS encoding radical SAM protein: MTAIQYTEAKSILSKLQDSDPMFGLTYNMNLYRGCQHGCIYCDTRSECYGVGNIAQISVKKNALELLSGELKSKRTKGTIGTGSMNDPYMPIEAKLNITRNAMDIIFNYRFPVHVITKSDLVTRDYDILQDISKIYAAVSITITTSDDALAKKLEPNAPSSSDRFKAIEFLAEKGIYTGITLMPLLPFINDTKENVKTIIQKAKDAGASYIIPMLGVTLRKGSRDYLYHSLDKDFPGMRSLYEKTFGEQYICCNSNYYALLDEFTNESDRLGVPSQMQFYKPKKEQQLTLF; this comes from the coding sequence GTGACTGCGATACAATATACCGAGGCCAAAAGCATCTTGTCGAAGTTACAGGATAGCGACCCGATGTTTGGACTCACCTATAACATGAATCTGTATAGAGGGTGTCAGCACGGTTGTATTTATTGTGACACCCGCAGTGAATGCTATGGTGTAGGGAATATAGCACAGATTTCTGTAAAAAAGAATGCCCTCGAATTACTCTCCGGGGAACTGAAAAGTAAACGTACAAAGGGAACTATCGGTACAGGTTCTATGAACGATCCGTATATGCCCATAGAAGCTAAACTGAATATAACACGGAATGCAATGGACATAATTTTCAATTATAGGTTCCCTGTCCATGTTATCACCAAAAGCGATCTGGTAACACGCGATTATGATATTTTGCAGGATATAAGTAAAATATACGCTGCTGTAAGCATTACAATAACGACATCCGATGACGCTCTGGCAAAAAAGTTGGAACCCAATGCCCCATCATCATCCGACAGATTCAAAGCTATCGAATTTCTGGCAGAGAAAGGAATATATACAGGCATCACCCTTATGCCTTTACTACCCTTCATCAATGATACAAAGGAAAATGTAAAAACAATTATACAAAAAGCCAAAGACGCCGGAGCATCTTATATTATACCTATGCTTGGGGTAACATTGCGAAAAGGCTCACGTGACTACCTGTATCACAGTCTAGACAAGGACTTCCCGGGGATGCGAAGCCTGTATGAAAAGACTTTCGGGGAGCAATATATATGTTGCAACAGTAATTATTATGCACTACTTGATGAATTTACAAACGAAAGCGACCGGCTGGGAGTCCCATCTCAGATGCAGTTTTACAAACCGAAAAAGGAACAACAATTAACCTTATTCTAA
- a CDS encoding oxidoreductase — MTKTAIIIGSSGLTGSQLLKALLTSNVYEKVISFVRKGSKISHPKLIQHVVDFDNPESYQDLIEGNDMFCCMGTTIKKAGTEEAFEKVDMHYPVQFAKVAVNRGIKQYSIISSIGANAKSGNFYLRTKGRCEEELRKLPFQSISIFRPSLLLGNRKEFRLGEKLGEYAMKMFGIFFVGKLKRYKPIDVKKVAYAMFDIAQKNTVGYHIYESEEIAEIYVESHR; from the coding sequence ATGACCAAGACAGCAATTATAATAGGAAGTTCAGGACTCACAGGCTCACAACTACTAAAAGCATTGCTAACCAGTAATGTATATGAGAAAGTTATCAGTTTTGTGCGTAAAGGGTCGAAAATATCACATCCTAAACTAATACAGCATGTTGTAGATTTTGATAATCCTGAATCGTATCAGGATTTGATAGAGGGAAACGATATGTTTTGCTGCATGGGCACAACAATAAAGAAGGCCGGAACGGAAGAGGCTTTTGAGAAAGTAGATATGCATTATCCCGTTCAATTTGCTAAAGTCGCAGTGAATAGAGGTATAAAACAATATTCGATTATTTCTTCGATCGGGGCGAATGCAAAATCCGGCAATTTCTATTTGCGGACAAAAGGCAGGTGTGAAGAAGAATTAAGGAAACTCCCGTTCCAGTCCATTTCAATATTCCGTCCGTCATTGTTATTAGGCAACAGAAAAGAATTCAGACTTGGGGAGAAACTGGGTGAATATGCCATGAAGATGTTTGGAATTTTCTTTGTGGGTAAGCTGAAAAGATATAAACCCATAGATGTGAAAAAAGTGGCATATGCCATGTTTGACATTGCCCAAAAAAATACAGTAGGCTATCATATTTACGAATCTGAAGAGATTGCCGAAATATATGTAGAGAGCCATAGATAA
- a CDS encoding N-acetyltransferase: MEDKDMKVEIRQEEACDFPAVYDINLKAFNRKEEARLADRLRLSEGFIPELSLVAIVANKVVGHILFTKISIIDEGRSQDSLALAPMAVSPGMQRRGVGQQLIRYGLDKARELGYKSVVVLGHTEYYPRFGFVPTSKWGIKPPFNVPANVFMAKELVDGGLSDIKGTVKYAREFEEL; encoded by the coding sequence ATGGAGGATAAAGACATGAAAGTCGAAATAAGACAGGAAGAAGCATGTGACTTTCCGGCGGTTTACGATATCAATCTAAAAGCATTCAACAGAAAAGAAGAGGCACGACTGGCAGACCGTTTACGCCTGAGTGAGGGATTTATACCCGAACTTTCGCTTGTTGCGATAGTCGCAAATAAGGTTGTGGGGCATATTCTGTTTACAAAAATCAGTATTATAGACGAGGGCAGATCTCAGGATAGTCTCGCGCTTGCCCCTATGGCAGTCAGCCCCGGCATGCAACGTAGAGGTGTTGGCCAACAGCTGATCCGTTATGGACTGGATAAGGCGCGCGAACTTGGGTATAAATCTGTAGTTGTTTTGGGACACACGGAATATTATCCGCGTTTTGGTTTTGTACCTACCAGCAAATGGGGAATAAAGCCTCCGTTCAATGTCCCGGCCAATGTATTTATGGCAAAAGAATTAGTTGACGGTGGTTTGTCGGATATTAAAGGTACGGTAAAGTATGCCCGAGAGTTCGAAGAACTGTAA
- a CDS encoding GNAT family N-acetyltransferase gives MNIITLSPENIAIEHICCSISSKSTETGVAAKKEWLSCRMQEGLRFKKLDARGKVFIEYLPAENAWVPIIADGYLYINCFWVSGSFKGKGYGKQLLAECEADALKDGYKGVVLIVGQKKKPFLSDKAFMLRHGYEISDSCPPFFELAVKRLDKSTPLPRFKDWARQGMGHGIQGIDIFYTAQCPFTVPYTKLLESVILASDYPVRLHQITTKEMAQNHLAPVTSYCVFINGKFFTNEILTPDKLRKIIETEL, from the coding sequence ATGAATATAATTACTCTGTCTCCCGAAAATATTGCAATCGAACATATCTGCTGCTCCATAAGCAGTAAATCGACCGAAACAGGTGTTGCCGCTAAAAAAGAATGGCTCAGTTGCCGTATGCAGGAAGGTCTGAGGTTTAAGAAACTGGATGCCCGGGGTAAAGTATTTATAGAATATCTGCCCGCAGAGAATGCGTGGGTACCGATAATAGCAGACGGATACCTATACATTAACTGTTTCTGGGTATCAGGCTCATTTAAAGGAAAGGGTTATGGAAAACAATTACTCGCCGAATGCGAAGCCGATGCGCTCAAAGACGGATATAAAGGTGTAGTATTGATTGTCGGACAAAAGAAAAAGCCATTCCTTTCCGACAAGGCATTCATGTTGCGCCATGGATATGAAATAAGCGATAGTTGCCCTCCTTTTTTCGAACTGGCAGTAAAACGTTTAGACAAGTCAACTCCCCTACCCCGTTTCAAAGATTGGGCACGGCAAGGGATGGGACATGGCATACAAGGTATCGATATCTTTTATACGGCTCAATGCCCGTTTACCGTACCATACACAAAATTATTAGAATCTGTGATTTTAGCCTCTGACTATCCGGTGCGGTTACACCAAATCACAACAAAAGAAATGGCACAAAACCACTTGGCCCCGGTAACAAGCTACTGTGTTTTTATCAACGGGAAATTCTTTACAAATGAAATATTGACTCCTGATAAGCTAAGAAAAATAATAGAGACAGAATTATAG
- a CDS encoding surface-adhesin E family protein, with product MKHIVFLSSLILLLSGCRSTTSSVQAKPEGWFNIAVAEDVEIYTDTASIRHEGAVAYACEKRVYITPESKKLYVDKIRAEYTKMGKAEKADKWNDFSYCIYNCLYECTNKRFRILSVEDYDSAGKRIARTTPAKNNIRWLNVDSETVGDYTFFFVCDYQQ from the coding sequence ATGAAACACATCGTCTTCCTCTCAAGTCTTATCCTCCTTTTATCGGGCTGTAGATCAACTACAAGTAGTGTGCAAGCAAAGCCTGAAGGATGGTTCAACATCGCAGTAGCCGAAGATGTGGAAATATATACAGATACGGCTAGCATAAGACACGAGGGAGCTGTAGCTTATGCCTGTGAGAAAAGGGTTTATATAACACCGGAAAGCAAAAAGCTGTATGTAGACAAAATCAGAGCAGAATATACTAAAATGGGAAAAGCTGAAAAAGCCGATAAATGGAACGATTTCAGTTACTGTATCTACAACTGCCTGTATGAGTGTACAAACAAAAGATTCAGAATACTATCGGTCGAGGACTATGACTCTGCAGGAAAGCGAATAGCCAGAACCACTCCAGCCAAAAATAATATCAGATGGCTGAATGTAGACAGTGAAACTGTAGGAGACTATACCTTCTTCTTTGTCTGTGATTATCAGCAATAA
- a CDS encoding YccF domain-containing protein codes for MKTIGNIIWVLFGGFMIALEYFIAGFLMMITIIGIPFGIQSFKLGILALWPFGSKVVEDESSVGCLSLVMNIIWIIIGGFWIALTHLFWGIIFCITIIGIPFGKQHFKLIHLALFPFGKKIE; via the coding sequence ATGAAAACTATAGGAAATATTATCTGGGTACTATTCGGCGGTTTTATGATCGCTTTGGAATACTTTATTGCGGGCTTTCTGATGATGATTACAATCATAGGTATTCCATTCGGCATTCAGTCTTTCAAGCTGGGTATTCTTGCATTATGGCCTTTTGGCAGCAAGGTTGTAGAGGATGAAAGTTCGGTAGGCTGCCTTAGCTTGGTCATGAATATTATCTGGATTATAATCGGAGGGTTTTGGATTGCGCTTACCCATTTGTTTTGGGGAATTATATTCTGTATTACGATAATTGGGATTCCTTTTGGAAAACAACACTTCAAGCTGATACATCTGGCGTTGTTTCCTTTCGGAAAAAAGATAGAATGA
- a CDS encoding retropepsin-like aspartic protease has protein sequence MNRADYIELNRQYPSLKDSIHPMLKSLSEAVLSSSLNRPERALDDINRLLEYHQQEIGFMNVQAMFLKKCMVQAEMGNYSQAANDLQYFMNEVSEHMDSTMLKSYKETYAVYDKMRSVPPPALERPLADCEIPIEIDSLSVGGQLIYVPVTINGFPERFIFDTGCPGGAFISEEYASKLNLRTVADSVMVNGVGRGIGKIALIDSLRVGNMVYKNSTAVVVPPNLAVDSVFKVDLVLGSGIMKASGEVRILPQEKKLVFPISQTPLPPTGNNMIFLSDHPYIEAYSNTERLIMHFDTGNAGGGLHYKYYEKHKEMIDKEGKKESKLSGGFGGVIMKDIYRLPVFTLKVGARDFELKNLEVNLDPVFVGQGNEDGSLGMAFIMLFDKVVINFDKMFLIVE, from the coding sequence TTGAATCGAGCAGATTATATAGAGTTGAACCGTCAATATCCATCACTTAAAGACAGTATTCATCCTATGCTGAAAAGTTTGTCGGAAGCAGTATTGAGCTCTTCTCTCAATCGTCCGGAACGCGCACTCGATGATATAAATCGTTTGTTGGAATATCATCAGCAAGAGATCGGTTTTATGAATGTGCAAGCGATGTTTTTGAAAAAGTGTATGGTACAGGCTGAAATGGGCAATTACAGTCAGGCTGCCAATGATTTGCAATATTTTATGAATGAGGTATCGGAGCATATGGATAGTACGATGCTGAAAAGTTATAAAGAAACTTATGCAGTGTATGATAAAATGCGGAGTGTACCACCACCGGCTTTAGAGCGACCGTTAGCTGACTGTGAAATACCGATAGAAATAGATTCCCTGTCTGTGGGTGGACAATTGATTTATGTACCAGTTACAATAAACGGTTTCCCGGAAAGGTTTATATTCGATACAGGATGCCCCGGCGGTGCATTTATATCTGAAGAATATGCATCAAAGCTGAACCTTAGAACTGTTGCAGATTCAGTAATGGTAAACGGGGTCGGTCGCGGAATCGGTAAAATAGCCTTGATAGACAGTTTACGTGTAGGTAATATGGTGTACAAGAATTCAACAGCAGTTGTTGTCCCTCCGAATCTAGCTGTAGACTCTGTTTTCAAAGTAGATCTTGTGCTTGGATCGGGTATAATGAAAGCTTCGGGAGAAGTAAGAATTTTACCTCAGGAGAAAAAGCTGGTTTTCCCTATTAGCCAAACTCCTTTGCCTCCGACAGGTAATAATATGATATTTCTGTCAGACCATCCCTATATAGAAGCCTATTCAAATACAGAGCGTCTTATTATGCATTTCGATACGGGAAATGCCGGTGGAGGTTTGCACTATAAATATTATGAAAAGCATAAGGAAATGATAGATAAAGAAGGAAAAAAGGAGTCGAAATTATCTGGTGGTTTTGGTGGCGTAATAATGAAAGACATATACCGCTTACCTGTTTTTACTCTAAAAGTCGGAGCAAGAGATTTTGAACTGAAAAATCTTGAAGTGAATCTCGATCCTGTCTTCGTGGGGCAAGGGAATGAAGATGGATCTTTAGGAATGGCCTTTATTATGCTGTTTGACAAAGTTGTCATCAATTTTGATAAGATGTTTTTAATAGTGGAATAA
- a CDS encoding AraC family transcriptional regulator — protein sequence MKETTQNGYDKAVNRVIDYINRHLFETPDIKQLSEIANISGYHFHRIFKATIGENIRGYIKRIRLEYIAECLQMTHYSLDEIAAKTGYGTKHALSKAFKKHFGISPSAFRAQDRDPFNFFGRGERKVIQLSVDIRQIELKKLVYIRIIDWYGSPESYRTAWKKLGQFGKKNNLLNHSTEFIGLSFDNPTITPPESCRFYACFTVEEEVKPTGAFGVQHLSGGLYAVFTLKGSYNKLLDMYYNIYMIWLPQSGYKLRGGSSFEKYLNNPDHVAEEDILTEIYVPVSEGYKQ from the coding sequence ATGAAGGAGACAACTCAAAACGGGTACGATAAAGCTGTAAACCGGGTGATAGATTATATCAACCGTCATTTATTCGAAACCCCTGATATAAAACAACTATCGGAGATAGCCAACATATCCGGATATCATTTTCACCGGATATTCAAAGCTACCATCGGAGAAAATATCAGGGGCTACATAAAACGTATCCGTCTCGAGTATATTGCCGAATGCTTACAAATGACCCATTACAGCCTCGACGAAATAGCCGCCAAAACAGGCTATGGAACAAAACATGCATTATCTAAGGCCTTCAAAAAGCATTTCGGCATATCACCTTCAGCTTTCCGGGCACAAGACAGAGACCCTTTCAATTTCTTTGGAAGAGGTGAACGAAAAGTTATACAATTATCGGTAGATATCAGGCAAATCGAACTCAAGAAGCTGGTTTACATTCGTATTATCGATTGGTACGGCTCCCCCGAATCGTACCGCACCGCATGGAAAAAACTGGGGCAATTCGGCAAGAAGAACAATCTGCTAAATCACTCAACTGAATTTATCGGACTCAGTTTCGACAACCCCACAATAACCCCTCCAGAAAGTTGCCGTTTCTACGCCTGCTTCACAGTAGAAGAAGAGGTGAAACCCACAGGCGCTTTTGGAGTACAGCATTTAAGCGGGGGCTTATATGCTGTTTTTACACTTAAAGGCTCTTACAATAAATTGTTAGATATGTACTATAATATCTATATGATATGGCTACCTCAAAGCGGTTACAAATTGAGAGGCGGTAGCTCATTCGAAAAATACCTGAACAATCCCGACCATGTGGCGGAAGAAGACATTCTTACAGAGATATATGTCCCTGTATCGGAAGGTTATAAACAATAA